In Saccharothrix violaceirubra, the following are encoded in one genomic region:
- a CDS encoding TetR/AcrR family transcriptional regulator, with protein sequence MVVWERPEPPDRPVPAALSRERIVRAAIRLADADGLDAVSLRKVAATLDVGPMRLYGYIATKEELLDLMVDAVHAEIRATGDDWREVLRSLAETVRRTAYRHEWLADLLGGRPQLGPNTLACGEAAAAGMGDVGLHVAVPAIAAVNAYVIGAVRREITERRAERASGMDREQWQTTYGPYLNRTFATGRFPALAKVVHDGPHLDAEQTFQAGLDFLLDGIAARIPD encoded by the coding sequence ATGGTGGTGTGGGAACGACCGGAGCCGCCGGACCGACCGGTGCCGGCCGCGCTGAGCCGGGAGCGGATCGTCCGGGCGGCGATCCGCCTGGCCGACGCGGACGGCCTGGACGCGGTGTCGCTGCGCAAGGTCGCCGCGACGCTCGACGTCGGACCGATGCGGCTGTACGGCTACATCGCCACCAAGGAGGAACTGCTCGACCTGATGGTCGACGCCGTCCACGCGGAGATCAGGGCGACCGGGGACGACTGGCGGGAGGTGCTGCGCTCCCTGGCCGAAACCGTCCGCCGGACCGCGTACCGGCACGAGTGGCTGGCGGACCTGCTCGGCGGGCGTCCCCAACTGGGCCCGAACACGCTGGCCTGCGGTGAGGCCGCGGCGGCGGGAATGGGCGACGTCGGTCTGCACGTGGCCGTGCCCGCGATCGCCGCGGTCAACGCGTACGTGATCGGCGCGGTACGCCGGGAGATCACCGAAAGGCGTGCCGAACGGGCCTCCGGCATGGACCGGGAGCAATGGCAGACGACCTACGGCCCGTACTTGAACCGGACCTTCGCGACCGGCCGCTTCCCCGCGTTGGCCAAGGTCGTCCACGACGGCCCCCACCTGGACGCGGAACAGACCTTCCAGGCGGGCCTGGACTTCCTGCTCGACGGCATCGCCGCACGCATCCCGGACTGA
- a CDS encoding GGDEF domain-containing protein has translation MRVWPLWTLRRPALVYWLAVDLAALAVISYIIISSQPPTAAEIGTFGAIGGTAGFVIIGSSIYSHRIGEDERNPWAAHLCYLTAGMVALPCNLMVLLLFGPALHGVLSHRLESHRWVFTLSATALALFGTRSIIGWEEPRTGIATMVFASTVLLVLRAALIAIGLKLRSPAAHRDEVVGEPIDAVLGVVAVSIGGLMGFVATAMPVHVLMAAAPMALLERAAQLPQWRRSAQRDAKTGLANAVHWDGRARYELSKARPRSRPMAVMLLDLDHFKRVNDRVGHLAGDAALSAIALLLTGTVRRGDLVGRFGGEEFVVLLPDAEPAVARSVAQRVRLAVADLSVDTVDTGGREHRLTGLTVSIGVSTTQRFGYELPDLLVAADSALLAAKGYGRNVVEMA, from the coding sequence GTGCGAGTTTGGCCACTGTGGACGCTGCGCCGACCGGCGCTGGTCTACTGGCTGGCAGTCGATCTCGCCGCACTCGCAGTGATTTCGTACATCATCATCTCGTCGCAGCCGCCGACCGCCGCGGAAATCGGCACGTTCGGCGCGATCGGCGGCACCGCCGGATTCGTGATAATCGGGAGTTCCATCTACAGCCACCGGATCGGTGAGGACGAGCGGAACCCGTGGGCCGCGCATCTTTGTTATCTCACCGCCGGGATGGTCGCGCTTCCGTGCAATCTGATGGTGTTGCTGCTGTTCGGTCCGGCCCTGCACGGAGTGTTGTCACATCGCCTTGAATCACACCGTTGGGTGTTCACGCTTTCGGCGACCGCGCTGGCCCTGTTCGGCACACGTTCGATCATCGGCTGGGAAGAACCGCGCACCGGCATAGCCACCATGGTGTTCGCGTCGACCGTGCTGCTCGTCCTGCGCGCCGCGCTGATCGCGATCGGCCTCAAGCTGCGCAGCCCCGCCGCGCACCGGGACGAGGTCGTCGGCGAACCCATCGACGCGGTCCTGGGCGTCGTCGCGGTCAGCATCGGCGGGCTGATGGGGTTCGTGGCCACCGCGATGCCGGTCCACGTGCTCATGGCCGCCGCGCCGATGGCGTTGCTCGAACGCGCCGCACAACTGCCGCAGTGGCGCCGGTCCGCCCAGCGCGACGCGAAGACCGGCCTGGCCAACGCCGTGCACTGGGACGGCCGCGCCCGCTACGAGCTGTCCAAGGCCCGTCCGCGCAGCCGCCCGATGGCCGTGATGCTGCTCGACCTCGACCACTTCAAACGCGTCAACGACCGGGTCGGCCACCTCGCCGGCGACGCCGCGCTGTCCGCCATCGCGCTCCTGCTCACCGGCACGGTCCGGCGCGGCGACCTCGTCGGCCGGTTCGGCGGCGAGGAGTTCGTGGTGCTGCTGCCCGACGCCGAACCCGCCGTCGCCCGGTCCGTCGCGCAACGCGTGCGCCTGGCCGTCGCCGACCTGAGCGTCGACACCGTCGACACCGGCGGCCGGGAGCACCGGCTCACCGGCCTGACCGTCAGCATCGGCGTGTCGACGACCCAGCGGTTCGGCTACGAACTGCCCGACCTGCTCGTGGCCGCCGACTCCGCGTTGCTCGCGGCCAAGGGCTACGGCCGCAACGTGGTCGAGATGGCCTGA
- a CDS encoding beta strand repeat-containing protein, producing MSTWAKRGIKTALVTGGLLMLGTGIASAQDASPDAQPKGVDATNVLDVKAKVPVVVDQNKVGLLNGTQDAPEFNRTIETPSVNEVLGGRSNPLFRGVQGTLSRAETGTAIGGNKVVGDVVAPVTVCGNAIAAGGNASVQGAECDQSVESTRTTETTGERGTIAGNVVSVAAAESAQATGNAIAVVGNADASTTASQDATAGGDVTTNGERGTIAGNIVAVQNATPVQVTNNAISGVGNARSESTADNTATAPGSFLTDGDRGAIAGNVIASPTAPIAALNGNGIAGVGNVETSAENTATADAGTTHPGMNGIESWLETSGHDAVLGGNAVQPQVSGPVSVDDNAGGVLGNSDVISSTENYSEVGGFTSTRGTDSVLSGNLGDAPVALPSSVGGNAAGVLGNTSADHTNDVTSVAGSGTFTDGDGSVLGANQVVAPVGGAIDQCGSGVTAAGVADAVCSNNVLNEVGGYNGTRGNDSVGAGNVGQIPIMVPGESFGNSLAVGGNASGTTVEEKGVQVGGDTNTRDDNGVISSNAAQIPAVLGAQAFGNSPAVVGNSNSAADAQTTLNAGGDAVANGDHGSLSGNILHAPTTNPVQAYGNTPIVIGNGSSTASNVLDATSGGKSTTSGTNGAGAGNVIAIPQGTSPTAAGHSAGVLANTESQIDNTFSGVSGGDIATNGDGGALSGNGITAQSATPSQAFGDGVAVGGNSDASSVNDSTLVSGGNNETSGEDASVSGNLITVPATTQPSAHGDSVAALGNADSEVVSTALSQAGGESTTQGSGSLAGNHLLNVPANVVARAYDQPVEVLGQADTDVADENTLITGTKQSSDGKSIMLPAELDSLMGATDVPSLDNLRTMPRVDTLRDERSFHGTLPTEGVPGLDIVPGLAGVPGLDGVPGLDGVGLPIGRTQRNMGTLPVVIPGLPLVLPVPGVAQPRTLTPSLPTPALNGLTVDPLAGALAPIRGERTAAPALANLDTLSMFGDLDDTTVLPRLS from the coding sequence ATGAGCACCTGGGCCAAGCGCGGCATCAAGACCGCACTTGTCACCGGTGGTTTGCTGATGCTCGGCACGGGCATCGCGTCCGCGCAGGACGCCAGCCCCGACGCGCAGCCGAAGGGCGTGGACGCCACCAACGTCCTCGACGTCAAGGCCAAGGTGCCGGTCGTCGTCGACCAGAACAAGGTCGGCCTGCTCAACGGCACGCAGGACGCCCCCGAGTTCAACCGCACGATCGAGACCCCGAGCGTCAACGAGGTCCTCGGCGGTCGCTCCAACCCGCTGTTCCGCGGCGTGCAGGGCACGCTGAGCCGCGCCGAGACCGGCACGGCGATCGGCGGCAACAAGGTCGTCGGCGACGTCGTCGCACCGGTCACGGTGTGCGGCAACGCCATCGCGGCCGGCGGCAACGCCAGCGTCCAGGGCGCCGAGTGCGACCAGTCCGTGGAGAGCACCCGCACCACCGAGACGACCGGCGAGCGCGGCACGATCGCGGGCAACGTCGTCTCCGTCGCCGCCGCCGAGTCGGCCCAGGCGACCGGCAACGCGATCGCGGTGGTCGGCAACGCCGACGCGAGCACCACCGCCTCCCAGGACGCCACCGCCGGTGGCGACGTCACCACCAACGGCGAGCGCGGCACGATCGCGGGCAACATCGTCGCCGTCCAGAACGCGACTCCGGTCCAGGTCACCAACAACGCGATCTCCGGCGTCGGCAACGCCCGCAGCGAGTCGACCGCCGACAACACCGCGACCGCGCCCGGCTCGTTCCTGACCGACGGCGACCGCGGCGCCATCGCGGGCAACGTGATCGCCAGCCCGACCGCGCCGATCGCCGCCCTGAACGGCAACGGCATCGCGGGCGTCGGCAACGTCGAGACGTCGGCCGAGAACACGGCAACCGCCGACGCCGGTACCACGCACCCCGGCATGAACGGCATCGAGAGCTGGCTGGAGACCTCCGGCCACGACGCCGTGCTCGGGGGCAACGCGGTCCAGCCGCAGGTCTCCGGTCCGGTGTCGGTCGACGACAACGCCGGCGGCGTGCTGGGCAACTCCGACGTGATCAGCTCGACCGAGAACTACTCCGAGGTCGGCGGGTTCACCAGCACGCGGGGCACGGACTCGGTGCTGTCGGGCAACCTCGGCGACGCGCCCGTGGCGCTGCCGTCGTCCGTCGGCGGCAACGCGGCCGGCGTGCTGGGCAACACCTCGGCCGACCACACCAACGACGTCACCTCGGTGGCGGGCAGCGGCACCTTCACCGACGGCGACGGGTCGGTGCTGGGCGCCAACCAGGTCGTCGCCCCGGTCGGCGGCGCGATCGACCAGTGCGGCTCGGGTGTCACGGCCGCCGGCGTCGCGGACGCGGTGTGCAGCAACAACGTCCTCAACGAGGTCGGCGGCTACAACGGCACCCGCGGCAACGACAGCGTGGGCGCGGGCAACGTCGGCCAGATCCCGATCATGGTTCCGGGCGAGAGCTTCGGCAACAGCCTCGCCGTCGGCGGCAACGCCTCCGGCACCACGGTCGAGGAGAAGGGCGTCCAGGTCGGCGGGGACACCAACACCCGCGACGACAACGGCGTGATCTCCAGCAACGCCGCCCAGATCCCGGCCGTGCTGGGCGCCCAGGCGTTCGGCAACTCGCCGGCCGTGGTCGGCAACTCCAACTCGGCGGCCGACGCGCAGACCACGCTGAACGCGGGTGGCGACGCCGTCGCGAACGGCGACCACGGCTCGCTGTCGGGCAACATCCTCCACGCGCCGACCACCAACCCGGTCCAGGCGTACGGCAACACCCCGATCGTGATCGGCAACGGCTCGTCCACCGCGTCGAACGTGCTGGACGCGACCTCGGGCGGCAAGTCCACCACCTCGGGCACGAACGGGGCGGGCGCGGGCAATGTGATTGCGATTCCGCAGGGCACCTCCCCCACGGCGGCCGGCCACTCGGCGGGCGTGCTGGCCAACACCGAGTCGCAGATCGACAACACGTTCTCCGGTGTGTCCGGCGGCGACATCGCCACGAACGGCGACGGCGGCGCGCTGTCCGGCAACGGGATCACCGCGCAGTCGGCGACGCCGTCCCAGGCGTTCGGCGACGGTGTCGCGGTCGGCGGCAACTCGGACGCGTCGTCGGTGAACGACTCGACGCTGGTGTCCGGCGGCAACAACGAGACGTCGGGTGAGGACGCCTCGGTGTCCGGCAACCTGATCACGGTGCCCGCCACCACGCAGCCCAGCGCCCACGGCGACTCCGTGGCCGCGCTTGGCAACGCCGACTCGGAGGTCGTGAGCACGGCCCTGTCGCAGGCCGGCGGCGAGAGCACCACGCAGGGCAGCGGTTCGCTGGCGGGCAACCACCTGCTGAACGTGCCGGCGAACGTCGTGGCCCGCGCCTACGACCAGCCGGTCGAGGTCCTCGGCCAGGCCGACACGGACGTGGCCGACGAGAACACCCTGATCACCGGCACGAAGCAGAGCTCCGACGGCAAGAGCATCATGCTCCCGGCCGAGCTGGACAGCCTGATGGGTGCCACCGACGTGCCGAGCCTGGACAACCTGCGCACCATGCCGCGCGTGGACACGCTGCGCGACGAGCGCTCGTTCCACGGCACGCTGCCGACCGAGGGCGTGCCCGGCCTGGACATCGTGCCCGGCCTGGCCGGCGTGCCGGGTCTCGACGGCGTGCCCGGCCTGGACGGCGTCGGCCTGCCGATCGGCCGCACCCAGCGCAACATGGGCACCCTGCCGGTCGTGATCCCGGGCCTGCCCCTGGTCCTCCCGGTCCCGGGCGTGGCCCAGCCCCGCACCCTGACCCCGAGCCTGCCCACCCCGGCCCTGAACGGCCTGACCGTGGACCCGCTGGCCGGCGCCCTGGCCCCGATCCGCGGTGAGCGCACCGCCGCCCCCGCCCTGGCCAACCTGGACACCCTGAGCATGTTCGGCGACCTGGACGACACCACCGTCCTCCCCCGCCTGTCCTGA
- a CDS encoding pentapeptide repeat-containing protein — protein sequence MTDVENAVRAAFATGTPLPLDAPVSGDLLADLLTSTPRGRSALRLQGARITGPFALAGARVRHVVDLEDCTFDEAPDLRMARMTGLRLRGCRVPGLLGRNLRVGSDLALDLGFTSDGVVDLTDSTVDGTFHLAGAVLRGDGEHALLAARIRLSGSMQAVALRADGEVRLRGANVGGSVHLGGASLVNADQDVLDASGVTISGNLFCDAEGGRFTAEGRILLDGSRIGGDVVFSGARLRAGVVDRPVLVIPRGTADESASLVCDRLRVDGNVELDDGFTSSGTVRLSNAEIGGYLRLSGAVIGRRQPVEDGDAQERIPVALHADGIRVQGDLEARGAVNGGFVGDGVRKTALRVYGQVRLVDAEVRGSASLSGVKLHAPGFDVLFADRLTVGGTLFLRDLRAEGSLRLQNAHIGSTLDLSGAKLRNPRRRPDGTVKPSIDARVATVGKDLLCSQGFEAAGGVRVRLAEIGTMATFAHARLGGPGSEVGLNAHGLKTRVLRLPEEHVPEGRVILTRAEVSAVTDSEALWQATGGVEVEDFTFDSITANPAVDVRTRLAWLRKVQPDFVPGPYEQLAAMYRDGGEEELAQQVQLEKQHRRYSELGRAGQVWGLLQRWTVGYGYRPWLAIAWLGAFWLAGALWFLGHEMVRLNDDESPVWNPWLLSMDLLLPIVDLGQDGKWRFVGASQWISGTLVAVGWILASTAAAGATRVLKRT from the coding sequence GTGACCGACGTCGAGAACGCCGTCCGCGCCGCCTTCGCCACCGGAACCCCGTTGCCGCTCGACGCGCCCGTGTCGGGCGACCTGCTCGCCGATCTGCTCACGTCCACGCCGCGTGGCCGGTCCGCGTTGCGCCTCCAGGGTGCCCGGATCACCGGTCCGTTCGCGTTGGCCGGTGCCCGCGTGCGGCACGTCGTCGACCTCGAGGACTGCACGTTCGACGAGGCACCCGACCTGCGCATGGCCCGGATGACCGGGTTGCGGCTGCGCGGCTGCCGCGTGCCGGGGCTGCTCGGCCGCAACCTGCGCGTGGGCAGCGACCTGGCCCTGGACCTGGGTTTCACCAGCGACGGCGTCGTGGACCTCACGGACTCGACCGTCGACGGCACGTTCCACCTCGCGGGCGCGGTGCTGCGCGGCGACGGTGAGCACGCGCTGCTCGCGGCCCGCATCCGGCTGTCCGGCTCGATGCAGGCGGTGGCGTTGCGCGCGGACGGCGAGGTGCGGCTGCGCGGTGCGAACGTCGGCGGCAGCGTGCACCTGGGCGGCGCGAGCCTGGTCAACGCGGACCAGGACGTGCTCGACGCGTCCGGCGTGACGATCTCGGGGAACCTGTTCTGCGACGCGGAAGGCGGCCGGTTCACCGCCGAGGGGCGCATCCTGCTCGACGGGTCGCGCATCGGCGGCGACGTGGTCTTCAGCGGTGCGCGCCTGCGCGCGGGCGTGGTCGACCGGCCGGTGCTGGTGATCCCGCGCGGCACGGCCGACGAGTCGGCGTCGCTGGTGTGCGACCGGCTCCGGGTCGACGGCAACGTGGAACTCGACGACGGGTTCACCTCCTCCGGTACGGTCCGGCTGTCCAACGCGGAGATCGGCGGCTACCTGCGCCTGTCCGGCGCGGTGATCGGCCGACGGCAGCCCGTGGAGGACGGTGACGCGCAGGAACGCATCCCTGTGGCGTTGCATGCCGACGGCATCCGTGTGCAAGGCGACCTCGAAGCGCGTGGTGCGGTCAACGGCGGGTTCGTGGGCGATGGCGTGCGCAAGACCGCGTTGCGGGTGTACGGCCAGGTCCGTCTCGTCGACGCGGAGGTGCGCGGCAGCGCCAGCCTGTCCGGGGTGAAGCTGCACGCGCCCGGGTTCGACGTGCTGTTCGCGGACCGGCTGACCGTCGGCGGCACGCTGTTCCTGCGCGACCTGCGCGCGGAAGGGTCGTTGCGGCTCCAGAACGCGCACATCGGGTCCACGCTCGACCTCTCCGGCGCGAAGTTGCGCAACCCCCGGCGCAGACCGGACGGCACCGTGAAGCCGTCGATCGACGCGCGCGTGGCCACGGTGGGCAAGGACCTCTTGTGCAGCCAGGGCTTCGAGGCGGCCGGCGGCGTGCGCGTCCGGTTGGCGGAGATCGGCACGATGGCCACGTTCGCGCACGCCAGGCTGGGCGGGCCGGGCAGCGAGGTGGGGCTCAACGCGCACGGGCTGAAGACGCGGGTGTTGCGGCTGCCCGAGGAGCACGTGCCGGAGGGGCGCGTGATCCTGACGCGGGCCGAGGTGTCCGCGGTGACCGACAGCGAGGCGTTGTGGCAGGCGACCGGCGGCGTCGAGGTGGAGGACTTCACCTTCGACTCGATCACCGCGAACCCGGCCGTGGACGTGCGCACGCGGTTGGCGTGGCTGCGCAAGGTGCAGCCAGACTTCGTCCCCGGTCCTTATGAACAGCTCGCCGCCATGTACCGGGACGGCGGGGAAGAGGAGTTGGCGCAGCAGGTCCAGTTGGAGAAGCAGCACCGCCGGTACTCCGAGCTGGGCCGGGCCGGGCAGGTGTGGGGTCTCCTCCAGCGCTGGACGGTCGGCTACGGGTACCGGCCGTGGCTGGCGATCGCCTGGCTGGGTGCGTTCTGGCTGGCCGGTGCGCTGTGGTTCCTCGGCCACGAGATGGTGCGGCTCAACGACGACGAGTCGCCGGTGTGGAACCCGTGGCTGTTGTCGATGGACCTGCTGCTGCCGATCGTCGACCTGGGCCAGGACGGCAAGTGGCGGTTCGTCGGCGCCTCGCAGTGGATCTCGGGGACGCTCGTGGCGGTCGGCTGGATCCTGGCCTCGACGGCCGCGGCGGGCGCGACCCGGGTGCTCAAGCGGACCTGA
- a CDS encoding exonuclease domain-containing protein → MGYAVVDVETTGFTRLDRVIEIAVVRLDDAGRVTDEWCTLLNPGRDLGPQHVHRISAADVWDAPTFEQAAGAVAERLEGHVLVAHNLAFDARFLRTEFARLGTDLDVDGLCTMRLASRFLPGARSLEACCAAAGVPLGSAHEALADARATASLLAYYLRRGPLGGVTVPWPRMPSDVAEVRRGQGRLTRESVSVTLTPGDLVVFTGRMREDREVWVDRACAAGLRVNHGYVTRTTSVVVAADPFSLSTKARRARQYGVPIVSEDDFAALLHAAGPEELV, encoded by the coding sequence ATGGGGTACGCCGTGGTCGACGTGGAGACGACCGGGTTCACCAGGCTGGACCGGGTCATCGAGATCGCGGTCGTGCGGCTGGACGATGCGGGCCGCGTAACCGACGAGTGGTGCACGCTGCTCAACCCCGGACGCGATCTCGGTCCGCAGCACGTGCACCGCATCAGCGCGGCCGACGTGTGGGACGCGCCGACGTTCGAACAGGCCGCGGGCGCCGTGGCCGAACGGCTTGAAGGACATGTGCTTGTCGCCCACAACCTGGCGTTCGACGCGCGGTTCCTGCGCACCGAATTCGCGCGCCTCGGCACGGACCTCGACGTCGACGGCCTGTGCACGATGCGCCTCGCGTCGCGTTTCCTGCCGGGGGCGCGATCGCTCGAAGCCTGTTGCGCCGCAGCGGGAGTGCCTCTCGGCAGCGCACATGAGGCTTTGGCCGACGCGCGCGCCACGGCGTCCTTGCTCGCTTACTACCTGCGGCGCGGCCCGCTGGGCGGCGTGACCGTGCCTTGGCCGCGAATGCCTTCCGACGTCGCCGAAGTGCGACGCGGCCAGGGTCGCCTCACGCGCGAATCCGTGTCGGTGACGCTGACCCCCGGCGATCTCGTGGTGTTCACCGGCCGCATGCGCGAAGACCGTGAGGTGTGGGTGGATCGCGCGTGCGCCGCGGGCCTGCGGGTGAACCACGGGTACGTCACGCGGACGACCAGCGTGGTCGTCGCCGCCGACCCGTTCTCGTTGTCGACCAAGGCACGCCGCGCCCGGCAGTACGGGGTACCGATCGTGTCGGAGGACGACTTCGCCGCACTCCTGCACGCCGCCGGTCCGGAGGAACTCGTATAG
- a CDS encoding TetR/AcrR family transcriptional regulator, with translation MPPDAARRSERSRLAVLEAALELVVAVGYGRLTVEAVASRAGVGKQTIYRWWESKGALLFDAFVELGPVAVVGGVRRGEVVDDLTDELLAAVAEVCERRFDQVCRALVHEGRTDLVMLLLAPRRVAVEERLAVARRLGEVRRDLDLGMAVELLLGPLYQRWLLRTAPLTPDFVETLVDVALGAFR, from the coding sequence ATGCCTCCCGACGCGGCGCGGCGTAGTGAGCGGTCGCGGCTTGCCGTGCTGGAAGCCGCTTTGGAACTGGTCGTGGCGGTCGGGTACGGGCGGCTGACGGTCGAGGCCGTCGCGTCCCGCGCCGGGGTCGGCAAGCAGACGATCTACCGGTGGTGGGAGTCCAAGGGGGCGTTGCTGTTCGACGCCTTCGTCGAGTTGGGGCCGGTGGCCGTCGTGGGCGGGGTGCGGCGGGGCGAGGTGGTCGACGACCTGACCGACGAGCTGCTCGCCGCCGTGGCCGAGGTGTGCGAACGGCGGTTCGACCAGGTGTGCCGGGCGTTGGTGCACGAAGGGCGGACCGATCTGGTGATGCTCCTGCTCGCGCCGCGGCGGGTCGCGGTGGAGGAACGGCTCGCGGTGGCGCGGCGGTTGGGCGAGGTGCGGCGCGATCTCGACCTCGGGATGGCCGTCGAACTGCTGCTGGGTCCGTTGTACCAGCGGTGGTTGCTGCGAACGGCCCCGTTGACCCCGGACTTCGTCGAAACGCTGGTCGATGTCGCACTGGGCGCGTTCCGGTGA
- a CDS encoding AI-2E family transporter: MSGIDSESSARVPRLLRVSAALSWRFVAVVAALYVVAQVVGFLATIMIPAGIALLLAALLSPAVSQLTRVGVPRGLATGLVLVGGLAVVGGVLTFVITEFSKGLPDLQTQVSTSLDTIQTWLKHGPLHLSDVQLQQYLDKVLQTIKDNQAEITSGALTTAATVGELLTGFILALFTLIFFLHDGDGIWRFIIRIVPGDVRDRADVAGRRGFASLVSYVRATAAVAVVDAVGVGIGLWAVGVPLIVPLSALVFLGAFIPIVGAVITGAVAVLIALVANGPVAGLVVLGVLIGVMQLESHVLQPLLLGRAVKLHPLAVVLAITAGLVVGGISGALLSVPLLAVLNSGIRSLLSDSDKEVEPKDVDVHEPQETGPKDTGGERVEDV, from the coding sequence GTGAGCGGGATCGACTCGGAGTCCAGTGCCAGGGTGCCCCGGCTGCTGCGCGTGAGCGCGGCGTTGAGCTGGCGGTTCGTCGCGGTCGTCGCGGCCTTGTACGTCGTCGCCCAGGTGGTCGGGTTCCTGGCCACGATCATGATCCCGGCCGGGATCGCGCTGCTGCTCGCGGCACTGCTGTCGCCGGCGGTGTCGCAGCTCACCAGGGTGGGCGTGCCGCGCGGCCTGGCCACCGGCCTGGTGCTGGTCGGCGGGCTGGCCGTGGTCGGCGGCGTGCTGACGTTCGTGATCACGGAGTTCTCCAAGGGCCTGCCGGACCTCCAGACCCAGGTCAGCACGAGCCTCGACACCATCCAGACCTGGCTCAAGCACGGCCCGCTGCACCTGAGCGACGTGCAGTTGCAGCAGTACCTGGACAAGGTGCTCCAGACGATCAAGGACAACCAGGCCGAGATCACCTCCGGCGCGCTCACCACCGCCGCGACCGTCGGCGAGCTGCTGACCGGGTTCATCCTCGCCCTGTTCACCCTCATCTTCTTCCTGCACGACGGCGACGGGATCTGGCGGTTCATCATCCGGATCGTGCCCGGCGACGTGCGCGACCGCGCCGACGTCGCGGGCCGGCGCGGGTTCGCGTCGCTGGTCAGCTACGTGCGGGCGACGGCGGCGGTGGCGGTCGTCGACGCGGTCGGCGTGGGCATCGGGCTGTGGGCGGTCGGCGTGCCGCTGATCGTGCCGCTGTCGGCGCTGGTGTTCCTCGGCGCGTTCATCCCGATCGTCGGCGCGGTGATCACGGGCGCGGTCGCGGTGCTGATCGCGCTGGTCGCGAACGGTCCGGTGGCCGGGCTCGTGGTGCTCGGCGTGCTGATCGGCGTGATGCAGCTGGAAAGCCACGTGCTCCAGCCGCTGCTGCTGGGCCGCGCGGTCAAGCTGCACCCGCTGGCCGTGGTGCTGGCGATCACCGCCGGCCTGGTCGTCGGCGGCATCTCCGGCGCGCTGCTGTCCGTCCCGCTGCTGGCCGTGCTGAACTCGGGCATCCGGTCGTTGCTGTCGGACTCGGACAAGGAGGTCGAACCGAAGGACGTCGACGTGCACGAGCCGCAGGAGACCGGTCCGAAGGACACCGGCGGGGAACGCGTCGAGGACGTCTAG
- a CDS encoding FAD-dependent oxidoreductase — MNTVYRDKVIAIVGAGLGGLTLARVLHVNGIEAVVYERESARDARDQGSMLDIHSGQRALREAGLIDGFHAVARGAGQDMRLLEPDGTLLLQEDTPDDAPLLRPEVDRADLRGLLLDSLPEHTVRWGHAFESAAAGEVRFADGGRATYDLLVGADGANSRVRALLTDTRPAHLGHNGVELRIPDVERTHPDLAAMVGRGNLWVLGDGKSLAAQRNGDGSVRVGVSFYNTDEHWFTGSGIPFDDPAAARARLIELLAGWHPRFIALIAACDDMIVPRSLAALPVGFTWPSAPDVTLLGDAAHLMPPVGEGANMALLDGARLALALVAHPDDFPAAIAEYEREMFERTAAAARMSARMQDLLMSPDAAQRMLEFFRPGA, encoded by the coding sequence ATGAATACAGTGTATCGGGACAAGGTCATCGCCATCGTCGGAGCCGGGCTGGGCGGCTTGACCCTGGCGCGGGTGCTGCACGTCAACGGCATCGAAGCCGTCGTCTACGAACGTGAGTCGGCGCGCGACGCGCGCGATCAGGGCAGCATGCTCGACATCCACTCCGGGCAGCGGGCGTTGCGCGAGGCCGGACTGATCGACGGGTTCCACGCCGTCGCCCGCGGCGCCGGGCAGGACATGCGGCTCCTCGAACCCGACGGAACCCTCCTGCTCCAGGAGGACACGCCCGACGACGCCCCGCTCCTGCGACCCGAGGTGGACCGCGCCGACCTGCGCGGCTTACTGCTCGACTCCCTTCCGGAGCACACGGTGCGCTGGGGGCACGCGTTCGAGTCCGCCGCCGCCGGCGAGGTGCGCTTCGCCGACGGCGGCCGAGCGACGTACGACCTGCTGGTCGGCGCCGACGGTGCGAACTCCCGGGTCCGCGCGTTGCTCACCGACACTCGGCCTGCGCACCTCGGCCACAACGGCGTCGAACTCCGCATCCCCGACGTCGAGCGCACCCACCCCGACCTCGCGGCGATGGTCGGGCGCGGCAACCTCTGGGTGCTCGGCGACGGGAAATCCCTGGCGGCGCAACGCAACGGCGACGGCAGCGTGCGCGTCGGCGTCAGCTTCTACAACACCGACGAGCACTGGTTCACCGGCAGCGGCATCCCGTTCGACGACCCGGCCGCCGCCCGTGCCCGCCTGATCGAACTGCTCGCGGGTTGGCACCCGCGGTTCATCGCGCTGATCGCGGCGTGCGACGACATGATCGTGCCGCGCTCGCTCGCCGCCCTCCCGGTCGGTTTCACCTGGCCGTCGGCGCCGGACGTCACGCTGCTCGGCGACGCCGCGCACCTGATGCCGCCGGTGGGCGAGGGCGCCAACATGGCACTGCTCGACGGCGCCCGGCTCGCTCTCGCCCTGGTCGCGCACCCGGACGACTTCCCCGCCGCCATCGCGGAGTACGAACGCGAGATGTTCGAACGCACCGCCGCCGCGGCCCGGATGTCCGCACGGATGCAGGACCTGCTGATGTCGCCGGACGCCGCGCAGCGGATGCTCGAGTTCTTCCGACCCGGCGCGTAG